The following DNA comes from Rosa rugosa chromosome 5, drRosRugo1.1, whole genome shotgun sequence.
ATCATCTGAATCTGTTCtgtagttggggacctaactcccttgttgtagaaaagctccttgaggattcttatctgatctgtagtgggaatccacctggtactgCTCTTCCTGcgaagcatgttagcactactcccggctgctttgttacttcctccatcctcggttggttgccgattttgtggttccattggtgatggattgagagaatgcgagaattgaagagtggtgatgatgagtaattaagaaagattgttgttagaaatattggagctgatgaaatggttttgggattggagatttgggtttataatgtggaggaagatataggcatgcaaatatccacccttggatggacagtcaaagagaagagtcaaactaagtgtTAGTAAAGATTGATTAAAGTTGCCcaaaatctcggaaaagaagggattattggcgcgtggggaaccgaacggttttcgaggaggtaactgttctattcacgagattattttttacgaccgttgtttttcaacgagtgattaatgccttaaatctcggaaaagatgGGATTATTGGCACCAAGAGTTTTCAATTggggccagcaagtggatccaaaagatacatattttctcaaaactctcgccgcgaggctctttttgacgcggaacatattttaaaagttcatattattttcaatatacaactatgggggcctatatttggggccttgcgagacacgttgACTCAGCTTCTtacggatatttgaatatcaggataagaaaatattattgtattcataaagtggctttgcggccaaaagcagtacattcattacaaagccaaaagtggctagaatacaaaacaggaacaTTCGAatatcttctaaatcttttctcaagtggaagcagctatggaatccaacgtcgggttgagccgcgccattatcccaAGAAGGGgaagacttcagggaaggaaaaagaggagtaacggagcccccgcgccccctttgcatggaagcggcagaggaatacaacataggcttggccaacgccattatccatgagaaggggagactccaagccccctcaattggaagcaactatggaatccaacgccgggttgagccgcgccattatctccaggaggggcagagagtgaaggaactgAATATCAGCTTGattctctgcaccccctctagccttggtaaccaccattagttggacgtgaagtataggaacaacCATTCtatagcttgaacccattccttcaaagagtccatcccttctcatccctccaagattctatcaagaggagaaagggggagaaggaggtgagaaccaaagccccttccatctggagggcacaacacgggccgagtccagaaggaaggaaacagaggaggaaagacgaaccacagagtggccttcctccctttctccgtttcgctccgcgtgtgggattctaacaaagatgatctcgcatgatcgtggatcccacactcggagccccctcgcgttccTAAACCAATCTgtgtagatacctactagcatgactagtttgctatctcaccaagcataattaacaccctctttgggacacccacaagccatggtgaggcccaaacgctacttgcatcttgtagccctatgttcaagctacgctacggtatccggaagtcgcaaatccgtcgccgggaagccacatttccggccttgccaagttgcctccacaatatgcttttctagactagaatagtaactttgagtcccacatctaagaaaatgtaaaggaagagcactccttcacctataaaaggaatgcctcctctcacttaaacatcgatcccattacatcttttgtaatccctttgggccgcaaggcccgaacacactagttaaacattcaagtggacgtaatttcccgctaaggcgggaaatgaaccactatacttcttgtgtcgttctctctctctctctctctctctctacttatcgttaattagatccccacggatctaagtattaacattggcgccgtctgtgggaagccaacacaaatgcttcgtcacctaccacgaactttgacccgaaagtgtcgagtcaacgctcgttcaacatcaaataGGGGCAGGTCAATGTTTGGTCAACGCTGGAgatggttggtcaacgcccgacggaggcggtcaacgcccatcaggggCCGGTCAACGctgaactaaaaaaaaaaaaaaaaaaaagggcggCAAAaattctctggacacccagaaaacttctctgggcacccctcCAATTTTCAAAATTTCCCGCCAGTTCCTACCAACTGCAGCTCCGTCCAACTTCGACTGAACTCGTGGTCTCCATCACAGGCTCTCCTCCGCCAGACTTCAGTTCCGCTGAACTTCAGCTTCGGCCGGACACCAACGCTTCGCTGAACTTCGAGCTCTCCTCTGCTCCGCCGGATTATCTTCACGCTCCGCTGGcctactcctcctcctccgccaggTTGCAGCTCCAGGCGCTCCGCCGGAGAGTCGTCCGCCAGGGGACCCCCGCAGCCGTCCTCCACTAGCAAGCCAAGCCTCCGCTGGACTGTTCACCGCTGAGCTTCACCCCCGCCGGCAGGCCTCCGCCAAGCGagtctccgccgagctccaggtTTGCTATCTCCGCTGAGCTCTGGGCTCCGCCCAACTATACTTCTCCGCTCCGCCGGGAACCTCCGCTCCGCCAAACTTTCGGACCGCGACACCGCTCGTGTCAGCCGTCCTCCGGTAGCCGTCCTCCACTAGGATCCAGTTAGCGGCATTTTTGCCGCGCAGTTCCATTCAGCGGCACATTCCTCCGCTAGAACCCGTCAGCGGCGGCCCACCGGCTCCGTCCAGCTCCGGAGGCAAAGCTAGCTTCCACTAGCTTTACAATAAGCTCCACTCCGCCGAACACCAACGGCGGCTTCGGCCATTCCCGGCCATCCTAGCTGCCATGGCTTCCGCCAGCTAGCTGCCATCAGCGGCACCGCTAACTTCCATTAGCGGCACAACAAGCTCCGGCTTCCGAGCATCGCCGCTCTCTGCACGCTTGAACGCCCATCTTCGATGCTCGATCACAGTTAACACTACCCTCGCTCAACCTCTGAGTTATGGAAAGATAAGTCCTTTTCTCTATAtagtttgtttcttttgaagTCGCCGACATTCAATTATATATGTGCTCTTCGACTTGCTCCGCATTCATACTTCGCGTGTGCCGATCAACAGCTTGCAATGGTGTTTGCATCTGCACACGTCCACTTAACTTGTCTTGAGCCCAGGTGTCCGCTGAACAAATTGTTAGACATGCACATATAATTCTATGTTAGACACCTCAGTCAGCGTTATGCTAGTACGTACTGCATGCATGCAGCCACACACGTACAACTAGCTTAGCTGGCATTTCATAATTATCAAATTGGCATGACTTTGTGGCTTTCATAATTATCAAATTAGCATGCACGTGGGCCAACCAGGAAACTTATTTCACTAAGTTTCTACCGTCCAAATCCATAACTAACTGGCATGATTTCTGCAATCATCAGTTGGCTCCCCACGTTAGTATGTCGCTGCTTTCCAATGACTAGCTTATATAATAATCTTGTAGAGCCACACCTTTACAATGATATATCATGCATATATTACTAATACACATGCACATGTCGGTTACCACAACCTTCCCATGTGAAGTTGTCCGTTGAATCACAAAGCATGACATGCCATATACATTGTACTACTTTATTTGTACAATTATATTATACCCCTATTTTTATTTGGTCAtttccctttttgtatgatCAAATAAATCACACTCCTGTCACTTGAAATACAGCATTTCTCATACTTTTACCCGCCCGAGTGCAGGCAAATAATAAATTCTATTTATCGGTCGATTCATTAATATGAATAAATTGCTAATCATTTACCTTATGTTAAGGAGATACAATCGCTGAGTACCCCGCTTTAATTAACAAGCCTCTTACTACGGTGCTTCACCAAAGCAATGGACCatcatgctcggccaactccgctaacctccaaatcggcataagataagtcactatcttatcttttacgctcttgcaattagagcctttgccatgactatacatgtctccatgacccttaagcatgcctacaaaatgttattagcaactttaccaagtacatgctatacacatatgccatgctactacttaattgcaacccaattaaataaacatgggacacttaaacaaaatattattacttgctctatgtgtttgtcattttttcatgcagatacaaactttacgagtctatggtctacgaccaaccgccaagcggtaaggcaacgcctcataatgacaatgaccgctatgcggcattgcagtcaagtttctcctctgagaaatagcaaagggactagttaacacagcccacggcagccattgattcggcagttaaccccgacacttgggtaccaaagattgggctcgcaacccaacaccctctgctccgcgcagctcccctcatcaaacaattttccgaccatccggaggtctatagccaggagtgggggactcctcgcagggcctagcaggggcccacccgaaagggcaaaacctttcgctccaaccaattctagatggacgacgcactcgcactaattatgcttgatatacgacacaaagctacgctttggtatcaacccgcaagaacaccctccttgactggggacttcggggacttgtacatacagcccagcataattagcaacggtcacgctcatgcctcagggcatcacctcgagctacccgttaatgcgctgccgagctttcacgctctcgcctcagcggcaaccgccgagctttcgcgctcgtgcctcagcggcaccgcctgcTTTCGcactcgtgcctcagcggcacagcctgctttcgcgctcgtgcctcagcggcaccgccgagctttcgcgctcgtgcctcagcggcaccgccgagcttttcgcgctcgtgcctcagcggcaccgccgagcttttcgcgctcgtgcctcatcGGCAcagccgagcttttcgcgctcgtgcctcatcggcaccgccgagctttttgCCCTCgtacctcagcggcaccgcctgctttcgcgctcgtgcctcagcgacaCCGCctgctttcgcgctcgtgcctcagcggcacagCCTTCTTTCGCGCtagtgcctcagcggcaccgccgagctttcgcgctcgtgcctcagcgacaccgccgagcttttcgcgctcgtgcctcagcgacaccgccgaacttttcgcgctcccgccttctcggcaacccttgagcttccgctcatgcctccccggaaacccacgagcttccgctcacgagcataccgctcatgccttcgcggcacccttgagcttccgctcacgagcttaccgctcatgccttcgcggcacccccgagcttccgctcacgagcttaccgctcatgccttcccggcaccccgagcttccgctcatgcctccccggcatcccgagctttcgctcatgccttcccggcaaccctggagcttccgctcatgccttcccggcaacccacgagcttcccgctcacgccttcccggcatcccgagcattcgctcatgccttcccggcaacccttgagcttccgctcatgccttcccggcaacccttgagcttccgctcaccgCTCACGcattcccggcaccacgagcttccgctcacgagcttaccgctcatgccttcgcggcacccttgagcttccgctcatgccttcccgacaacccttgagcttccgttcacgagcttcccgctcatgccttcccggcaacccttgagcttccgctcatgccttcccggcaccccgagcttccgctcatgccttcccggcacccacgagcttcctgctcatgccttcccggcaacccttgagcttccgctcacgagcttcccgctcatgccttcccggcaccccgagcttccgctcatgctttcccggcacccacgagcttcccgctcatgcctccctggcaacccttgagcctccGCTCATACCTCCCCGACAACCCACGAactttcccgctcacgagctttacgctcatgccttcccggcaatcctcgagctttacgctcatgcctccccggcaacccttgagcttcccgctcatgctttcccggcaacccacgagcttcccgctcacgccttcccggcatcccgagctttcgctcatgccttcccggcaacccttgagcttcccgctcatgcctccccggcatcccgagctttcgctcatgccttcccggcaacccttgagctttccgctcatgccttcccggcaacccacgagctccccgctcatgccttcccggcaaccccgagtttcccgctcacgagctttccgctcatgccttcccggcaatcctcgagctttacgctcatgccttcccggcaaccccgagtttcccgctcacgaactttccgctcatgccttcccggaaatcatcgagctttacgctcatgtctactcgacacaccacacgttaatggaacattgaatttttctaccatttgtcgtttaccgaccgcgacaaatcaaattcttttcacgTTCCATTAATATAAGCGAAAacccactactagaatttttctcatatacatcggccagaaaccgatgtaaaaaaaaaattgtacacatgtgttagtgggtgatgtaaaagatcgccaaaaaatagacatcggttaaaaaccgatgtcccataCTACAATAAACATCGGATTAGATTCTATAATCgatgttaaactgctattatatatgatcacaaattggtgtttttagatattgttaaaccttcatatttatgcatttaatgcttaacaaaatataggtccaatagcactagtattcattttaacatcgttactcattctAGAAACGATGTGTAATATATTCTTACACATCggtatttttgaaatttgcctGCTGTTTATAAACTTTACGGGTACTTGCCATATATCACACTATTTAAGATtgaatctacattcttttgtattacttgaccgatgttcattattatgttaaacatcgtttccttttaCGAAGTGATGTCCAAACTTAtattaaacatcagtttttgaggTTGACACCGATGTTTATActtatactagacatcgtttttcatttaataaatcgatgtccattgcgttgttttacatcgtttcttacttaataagtcGATGTCCATTgcattgttttacatcgtttcttacttaataagtcGATGTTCATTAGGTTgtgttacatcgtttcttacttaatattttgttatccaCTAGCTAATGGaacatcaattttttcttttagaactgATGTATTAGTTCTTATATgacttcatttttatagttataAACTGACTTGTAACTATTGCTAGGAAATCTAATGAGAATACATATTGtaagtaaataaattttgattaatattgatgctcaaagtacataacaacATCCCAAGTATTTCTATGCATAACATgtcgaaataaaacaaaaatttaagtctAAATGGTACATAATACTAGAAACATAAACGAAAGCAAGCCTCGCCATACTTATATCCCATTTGTTCTTCTGTTTTCACctgcaaataaaatgaaatgaaatgaacaattagctataacaagaaaaacagaaggaaagaaaggaaaggaaaagggaaaGACAAAATGACATTGACCTTACAAGACATTCCTATCCTAGCATCCATAACACAATCTGTTGGTTAACTTAACTATACCTTTCTGGGATAGAAAGTACTGAAAGTATGTGCCTAGGTTGATTATGAAAAGGAAGATAGAAAGTACTGACCCGAAAATGTAGATATCCGATGGCTCTTCTGAAGAAATCCAATCATCAATATCAAGGTTTTCATCCGGAACTCTTCCAGCAATATTCCAAGCTTGCAATAAGTGTACATGTAGTAAGTATTAGAACCATAATTGAAATCTAAAGCATGGTAGAAATAAAAGCTAGAATCAAAGGACATGCTCAGTTTCGTTTGGCTCATACGAATCTCGTAAAATTCCCCAGTTCACATTAGGAGAAAAGGTTAAAATGTAGAGAAGAGTCATTTAGACAAGCTAGATAGTGatgttaaaattaaaaattaaactTCCTCTACTCACCTTCCTATCGACCCAGAGCTTAATGGAGAGTACATCGATGGTAGCCAGGTTCGAGACCTTGACAAATTCCTCCCTCGTACACAACACTGCACTATACAGAACTCAAGTACTGCCAATTAAGGTAGAAATAGCAGGAATAGGGTTAATTTAAGATCTAACATGCACTTCACAGTCTTATACATGAAATGAGCTCTAAAAATAGTATCTGTGGACTTCCCTATGTGAATGATAGTCAGGACGAACCTAGTTTCACTGTAAATGTAACACTATTCTGTCTTGTAATACTAACTGATTtgatttcaataaaaaaaaaaccctgaTTTCTAATAAACATTGGATCACAGCTATTTGCATAAAACATTCTGAGATTCAATAACAAAATACCTATTTTCATTAAGTTTCTGAAGCGTGGAGATTCCAACAGCTAGGACAACCGCGTCAGCACTATACATTTCTTTGCCACAAACTACTTCAGAAATACAGCCAGTTTCCTCATTAAACAAAAGGTCTGTTACACTTAGACCTTTCTCAAACTTGCAACCTTTGGTTGTCATAGACTCCATCCACGGCTTAAAGATCTTTTCCCTAGTTGTTCCACGACACAACACTAGATCAAAATCtttctgaaaaaaaatataCGATTACATTTATCAGGAAGGAGAAGATACAATTGAAAAGTGACAAGTGATTGGACTTATTGAATACAATTATTACAATAACAAAAAAGACGTGATAATGCCATGCTAAGTGTACTAGAAATCTCATTATGGGGAAATCCTGTACAGGTAAAGTAGAGACTTGTGTGGTATTTGGAATAAGGAATATATCATAGGACTTCAGAGAGGATACTTTATGAGAgtcatgaaattttttttttttttccaagagtGATAGTTTGCTGCggtctttattttccaaagatGGTAGAATTTGATGTCAAAAACTCATTATGGACTCCTATGACTATTAGTCAGCCTCCACTAAGATAATACTAATAGTATGTGAGAGCTTTATAAATAATTCTGAACACTTATGAAAACTATCAAACCTGGTAAGCAAGGATGTAGGATAGCAAGCCCAGAGTAGCAGCAGCACTACATTGTTCTGCTGGTGCAAACAGACCCACTTGAAGCAATGGTGCTAGGACTTTCTGATAAAGCATTTGTGAGCAGCCAAACTGCGTAAAGAGCTCCCTTGAAATAACTACCAGTAAAACCTCTTAATAACTGCTGTTTATTCAGACATATGTGATAATTATTAACCCAAATGCTGAAACTTACTTCTAGTGATAGAGATCCTTACTTGAGTCATATTTTCTCCAGGCGGTATCAGTATTGCCAAAGTCGATTACTGCAAAGAATATGCACTTATGAGTTGGGAAGTGCATGACTCACAAGAATTAGATGAAATGCCTTCAAAAATTTCCTCAACACACACTACAAGCAACTCTACGCCACAATCAGTTTTTGCCTTTCCAAATAAAACAATTGAGTAACATTTTGATAGAAGATATATGAGTAACAGAATTCACTAGGATTTTAtacaatatccttcaacaaatAATTGGTTGCTCATTAGGCATTGAAAGTTTAAAACCAAGCAGGGAAACTATACCTGCAGCCGTTAAAGGAAGTGAAGTTAATCTATCAACCAACGGAAACTGAACAAACTGCACAAAATGCACATTATACCGTCTCATTCATCACCAAAAGGCTGCTAACTTTTCCACTGGAATAAGAAATGGCACATAAGAGGGTGAGCGAATAATATATACCTGTGAATAGTACAAGGTTCCTAATGGAGTCGGCAACTGAGGAAGGTCTCGAAATACCGGAAATTCAACCTGCAGAACATTCTTGCCAGTGTTAACACATCTCAAAGCCTTTAAAATCAATCCAAATCACATTGTAAGGAAGAAATGCCACTACAAAAAAGGTGTTGATTACCTCCAATCCCTCAGCTGAATATTGCGCAAACTTAGTCCAGTTAGTGAAGGGTTTAATCTGTAGCTCATCAACAAGGCTGAATATATTCCTGTAGGGATACCAATAACCTAAAACAGCAGTATCATAATATATCAGAATCCAACAAAGTTAAAAGTATTGGTAAAACCAACTTCAGTAAAAACAAGTGAAAAACATGCATGATCAGCATAACCCAGATTCCAAAATCCAAAAAGTAACAAAAATgcaaagcaaaaaaaaacagaagttgATGATTACCTTGGATACCCACATCATCAAGACTATCATTTTCAAGTACAGTAACATCAAAGCCCTGGCTACAGAAACCTTCATGACTAGATAACACAGTTCGAAGCCTCCTctgcaaaacccaaaacctatAACTCAACAAAAGTGCAAAAATTTCCCAAAATCAATCACAAACAATGAGAAGAATCGAGAGAGAGCAAACCAGATATGGAGAATGCCCAGAAAGCTCAGAACATGAATGCCCAGAAAGCTCTAATGCAGCCCACAAAGCTTCGGTAGATGAAACACAAATCCTTGGAAgcaaaataagaaacaaaatcaGATCAGTGAATTAAGGACTCACAAATCCTTCGAAGACAtgcattgaacaaattcgtCAATTACCTATGACAaaaagctcaaattttctccaaAAGGTCGACCTCGATCTCTGATTCTCTTCACTGTCTTCGAGCAGAGGAGCTGGTCCATGGCTgaaaaggaggaggacgaggCGGGTCGGGTTGTGATTGTAGCCGGAGAATGAAGACGAGGAGGAGGGTTGTGGTCGGAGGCGGAGAACGAAGAGGCTGATTCTCTTCACCGTCTTCGAGCAGAGGAGCTGGTCCGAGGCGga
Coding sequences within:
- the LOC133711879 gene encoding uncharacterized protein LOC133711879, which produces MDQLLCSKTVKRIRDRGRPFGENLSFLICVSSTEALWAALELSGHSCSELSGHSPYLRRLRTVLSSHEGFCSQGFDVTVLENDSLDDVGIQGYWYPYRNIFSLVDELQIKPFTNWTKFAQYSAEGLEVEFPVFRDLPQLPTPLGTLYYSQFVQFPLVDRLTSLPLTAAVIDFGNTDTAWRKYDSIISRELFTQFGCSQMLYQKVLAPLLQVGLFAPAEQCSAAATLGLLSYILAYQKDFDLVLCRGTTREKIFKPWMESMTTKGCKFEKGLSVTDLLFNEETGCISEVVCGKEMYSADAVVLAVGISTLQKLNENSAVLCTREEFVKVSNLATIDVLSIKLWVDRKLV